CTTTCTAACGCATCAGTTTCAATACTGTAACCTCGGCTACCAAAGCGCTCTCCTTGCCCGAACCAGTATTCTTTCGGAGTTGTTGGCACCGTTGCACAAGAAGTTAATAATATAGATAAAACAACTATCATTTTTTTCATTTAACACCTCCCAATAAAAAAGCTGAGCACAAAGGCTCAGCTTAAAATATATAACTAATTAAATAATAGTTTATTTAACACCAAAAGGCATTGTTAACATAAGTTTAAAGTCAGTTTCATCTTGGAATGCATTACTATATGGAGCCCAGTTACCTGCATCTGAGTCATTAAAGTATTCGGTGTAGTAGAAGCTTACATTTGCCCCCTCTAATGCACCGCCTTGGATTGCATAGTTTGCAAATGCACTATAAGCATACTCAACTAAATCATCATAGCCAGGAGATGATGCACCGCCACCAGCTGCGGCACTTAAACCAGCACTAAACCCGGTACCACCGATGTCTGAAAAATCTCGAGTTGCTGAAACGAAGCCAGCAATTTCACCATCGTGGTTAAAGTCTGAGCGGTTATTCCACCAAATTTCATAAGCGCCGTTTGAACCACCGTATTGTTCAGTCAGGCGATATGCCATATTACCTACATTACCGCGTGTTTCTGTTGAATCAGCCATTGTCATGGTAGCTTCTGCTCGGAAAGAATACTGTCCAGTACTAAATGCAGATAAGAATGCTAACTGAGCGGCAATGTCATCATCATATTGGTTTTTATCACTTACGATGTACACTTGTGGAGACCAGTAAAAACCACCATCTGTAGTGCCTTTCACTTTAAAGTGCATGTTTGAACGATCGCCATCTGTTAGCGTACCAAAACCTGCATCTAAAGAAATACCATTGTCAAATGCATAGCGAGCACCTAAAGAAATTACTTCACCAGCATCGTTGCCTTTTCCATCTTGGAACTCATACGTTTCTTTGAACCATGGCGCTTTATATTCATCAGCAACAACTAAGCCCAGAGCTAGACCACCAAATGATGCACCAACTTCACCACCACGGTATGTACCTGGTGCAAATGACCAGTTAACGCCTAACGTACTTGGTACTGATGGTTGAAAGTAACCTAATTTAGCATTTACATTATCACCAAATTTAAATTTAGCATTTGCCGTAGCGAAAGATACGCCATTGTCAGTACAATCAGCAGCCCAAGTACCACTACAATTACTGTCACTCGGTGTTTTTTCATATGGGTTATTTACACCCCAAAAATTCATTTCGTGGTCTGGGCCACCGTTCTGCCACATATCAAATGTTGAGTAAATAACAATATCCGTACCTACAACATCGCCAATATAACCAGAGTTAAAACCTAGATTTACAAAGACTGAACCATGATCCAAGTTAGTTGTTTTCTTTGTATCATTACCATTAGCATCAACGCCACCGCGATCACGAGCACGCATGAAAAAGTTAACATTACCACTAATTGTTGATTCAGCAAAAAATGCTGAAACATCGCTTGTATATTGTTCTGAGACAACTTCCTCTGCCATCACTTGTGGTGCGAATAAAGCCCCTGTAAGTGCAGCGGTAATTGCTGATACTTTAAAAAATTTGTTTTCCATGGAATAAAGCTCCTAAAAATGGATATAGCTGTGTTCATTATTTATTGGCTTTAAGTTGGCCGCCGAAAGCAATAAATAAATCTCCTCATTCACACAATTTTTAAATCAGAAAAGGAAAATTCAAAAATTGTAATTACCTTATATTTTTTCCTGCATACACTCCGTGCATCCATGGAATAAA
The Aliivibrio fischeri ATCC 7744 = JCM 18803 = DSM 507 DNA segment above includes these coding regions:
- a CDS encoding multidrug transporter: MENKFFKVSAITAALTGALFAPQVMAEEVVSEQYTSDVSAFFAESTISGNVNFFMRARDRGGVDANGNDTKKTTNLDHGSVFVNLGFNSGYIGDVVGTDIVIYSTFDMWQNGGPDHEMNFWGVNNPYEKTPSDSNCSGTWAADCTDNGVSFATANAKFKFGDNVNAKLGYFQPSVPSTLGVNWSFAPGTYRGGEVGASFGGLALGLVVADEYKAPWFKETYEFQDGKGNDAGEVISLGARYAFDNGISLDAGFGTLTDGDRSNMHFKVKGTTDGGFYWSPQVYIVSDKNQYDDDIAAQLAFLSAFSTGQYSFRAEATMTMADSTETRGNVGNMAYRLTEQYGGSNGAYEIWWNNRSDFNHDGEIAGFVSATRDFSDIGGTGFSAGLSAAAGGGASSPGYDDLVEYAYSAFANYAIQGGALEGANVSFYYTEYFNDSDAGNWAPYSNAFQDETDFKLMLTMPFGVK